The Paenibacillus sp. G2S3 region AATGAATCGGAAAGGCTTGTCCCTAAGGTATGTAGCCTGTTCTGTATGCATATAAGAAGAAACGGCTAAGTCTTACAGATGATGTAAAGTGGCCGTTTTTACGAATAATCTCATCAGTCTTGCTATAAAGTTTTCCCTAAATTTTCAAAAAGCAACCCAGCTGTCCCGCTGTCGCTCCGAGAAGGACATACGGTATACAACCAGGCTGCTTTAAGGGTTATCTTATGGAAAATTAACGACGCAATCCCAGTCTTTCGATCAGGGCGCTGTAACGTCTGATGTCTTTGTTTTTCAAATACGCCAGAAGTTTACGACGTTGTCCAACCATTTTCAACAATCCGCGACGGGAGTGATGATCTTTCTTGTGCGTACGCAAGTGGTCAGTCAAATTAACGATGTTCTCCGTTAGGATAGCAACTTGCACCTCAGGGGATCCAGTATCGGATTCGTGAGTTTTGTGCTCGTCGATCAATTGATGTTTACGTTCTTGAGTTAATGCCATCCTGTTCACCTCCTTCAATATAATCGCCACTAGCCTCGTCACCGTCGGTGAGAACGTGCAACCAAGCTAAGGTTATGATGCTGTAAGCCAGCAACGTTTATTAGTATAGCATCTCCATTAACAAAAGTAAACGGCTTGTCCGGGATGACTATAGTTT contains the following coding sequences:
- the rpsO gene encoding 30S ribosomal protein S15 translates to MALTQERKHQLIDEHKTHESDTGSPEVQVAILTENIVNLTDHLRTHKKDHHSRRGLLKMVGQRRKLLAYLKNKDIRRYSALIERLGLRR